In the genome of Actinobacillus genomosp. 1, the window TGCCGAGTTGCGCCATAACGTCTTGCCAATAAGCGACCGAGGCTTGGTCTAACCCTTCGAAAGGCTCATCTAGAATCAATAAATCCGGTTCACTAACCAACATTTGGCAAAATAACACTTTGCGGCTTTCGCCGGTGGAGAGCTGAATAAACGGGCGATCTAATAACGGCTGGATACGTAACTTCGCAGCATATTCTTCGCATAATTGCGTTTTTTCGCTACTGTTTAAGATAATTTGACGTGCTGTTAAACCGAAATCATCCGGTGAAATCATATCGTTGTTACGGTGTTTAAAGATTTGCTCGATGATTTTTTGTTGCTGCTCGAAGGAAAGTAAAGCGATATGTTGGAAGCTGTTTTGATATTCGCCAGAATATAACGAAAGTGAGTTGTGTAGTGCTTGGGCGAAGGCGGTTTTACCCGAGCCGTTACCGCCGACAATTACCCAAAAATCGTGAGTATTGATTTCCAGTGATTCAATCGACAGTTTATTGTGTTGAGCAAGGGAAAATAAGGCGTTATGGATGTTGATGTTTGGCATATTGCGTTCCTGTTATGACAGAAAACACAACGCTAATGGAATAATTATGCTAAGTGTGTGCGTTATGTTTTCCGGTATCAGAGAGTTTTTATATTTTTAGAGTTGTTTGCCTACTGCAAACCAATCGGCACGTCCGTTAAGGAAGTCTTGCACGGACATTGGTTTTTTACCGGAAGGTTGTAATTGAGTGATATTTAACACACCGTCTTGCGTTGCAATTTGAATACCGTTTTTATCCGCTTGTAATACTGTACCGGCAACCTTAGCTTGATGCGGTAACACATTCGCTTGATACACTTTCACACTTTGTTCTACGCCGTCCACCTCTAACGTGAGGAAGCTAATCGGCCATGGGTTAAACGCTCGAATATTGCGTTCCAGCTGACAAGCGGTCAAATTCCAGTCTAATTTTGCTTCTTCTTTTGAAAGTTTTTCCGCATAGTTGGACAGCGCTTCATCTTGTTTTTCCGCTTTAAATGCTTGGCTTTCTAAACCGTCTAATACCTCTAATAACGCCGGCGGCGCAAGTTCGGCTAACTTGGCATATAACGAAGCGGAGGTTTCGTCTGCGGCAATCGGTGTAGTAACTTTGTGTAACATATCGCCGGTATCTAGGCCGATATCCATTTGCATAATGGTCACGCCGGTTTCCTGATCGCCCGCCCAAATCGAGCGTTGAATCGGTGCCGCTCCACGCCAGCGTGGTAACAGCGAACCATGCACATTTAAACAACCGTATTTCGGCGCATTCAGTACCGCTTCCGGTAAGATTAAACCGTAAGCCACTACGACCATCACATCGGCATTCAGTGCTTTTAATTCCGCTTGTGCGTCTTCTTTACGTAGGGATTTTGGTTGATATACCGGAATGTTATGTTGTTCGGCTAATTGTTTAACCGGGCTGGCTTGCAGTTTTTTACCTCTGCCAGCAGGTTTGTCCGGTTGGGTATAAACCGCAATCACATTATGTTCTGAATCTAATAACGCTTGTAAGTGTTGTGCGGCAAAATCAGGTGTGCCGGCAAAAATAATATTAAGTTTTGACATAATTTTTCGTTGATAAGTGAATGGATAACGGAATTGTAACAGAAGAAATACAGCAACTGTGTTTCGTACTAAACATTTTTAACCACGGAATGCGCAGATTGCACGGAAGATAGCGCCCGTCTCCCGACGGGTGCTGGTAATTATTGATATATGAAAAATACAGGCACTCGTCAGAGATGAGCGCCATCAGGAAGATATTTGAAAAGTCGCAGAGTGGGCAATTACAACCAACCACGCTCTTTATAATATTTCACTGCGCCCGAATGAAGCGGAGCGGATAGCGCATTTTTGACCATTTCCATTTCGGATAAATGAGCAAATGCCGGATGTGATTTTTTGAAACGATCAAAGTTTTCAAATACCGCTTTTACTACTCGGTAAACCTGTTCCTCACTTACATCGCTTGACGTGACTAACGTTGCATAAACCCCGAAAGAATCGACCGCTTGTTCAACACCTTTATAAACGTGAGCCGGAATAGTCGCTTTCGCATAGTAGCCTTGCTCCGCCACTAATTTACCGACCACTTCATCAGCCACAGGAATCAAGCGAATATCGCAACTGTTGGCGGTTTCTTTGAGTGCGGCATTCGGGTGACCGACATTATAACTAATCGCATCAACATCTTTCTCGCACAACGCTTTGCCCATTTCTGCCGGCGTAAGTTTTAACGCTTCTTTAAAATTCGCTTCCGTCCAGTCTTTGGTTTTTAGTAGAACATTCATCGTTGCTTGCGTGCCGGAACCGTCCACGCCGACATTCACTTTTTTACCTTGCAAATCATCGACCGATTGAATAGCGGAATCGTTGCGTACTACTAAGGTAAACGGCTCGGGATAAATCGAGAAAATCGCTCGTAGTTTGTCGTTCTGTTTGCCTTCAAATGAACTGGTACCGTGATAAGCATGATATTGCCAATCCGACTGCACAATCCCCATTTCTAACTGACCGTTCGCAATTTTATTCAGATTATCAACCGAAGCATCGCTGGCAAGCGCTTTACAAGCGGTGTGATTTTCACTGCGATTTACAAATTGGCAAATCGCATTACCTGTTACAAAATAAAGCCCGCTATCACTGCCTGTCCCCAATTTCAGCGGAGTTGGATCAGCTTGCGCAACACCGGTAAGCAATAAACCGGCTAGAAGGGAAAGTTTATAAGATATTTTCATAGAGAAACCCTCAAAATAGAATTGTGTTTGCCGCTTGAAGATATACTTTTTCGTACAATATATGCAACTTTTTTCTACATTTTTTATGTACAAGCGGTCTATTTTCGCCAAATCTTGGCAAATTCGGGTATCATCATTGTTTTATATATTACTCGGCTAAGTTTATGGAATATTTTGTCCCGCAAAAAACCGTTATTTTTGAAGAAGAAATCAAAAAAAGTCGCTTTATTACCTATCTTTGCCATACCGACGGCATGGAACAGGCAAAAACTTTTTGGGCGGAAATAAAGGCTTTGCATCCGCACGCTCGTCATTGGTGTTGGGCAACGGTGGCCGGGATGCCGAATGATTCGCAACAATATGGATTTTCGGACGACGGCGAACCATCCGGTACTGCCGGTAAACCGATGTTAAATTATTTGCTCGGCTCAGGTTTAGGCGAAATTACTGCGGTTGTGGTACGCTATTACGGCGGTATTCTGCTAGGAACGGGCGGCTTGGTTAAAGCCTATGGCGGAGGCGTACAACAAGCATTACTGCAAGTTGAGCAACAACGTAAAGTGTTACGCCAACATTACCGTCTTATTTGTGAATACGATCAGTTTAATACGTTGCAACATTTAATCACCGAGCATGATATTGTAGTGCTTGAACAGCAATTTAATGAGAAAATTAACCTAACCTTAGCGATTAACCCAAGTGAACTGGAGCTGTTTATTCGACAAATAACCCAACGTTTTGCCGGAAAACTTTCTCTTACCGAGGTTGAGGAAAGAGCGAATCATTCATAACCATTGACTTTTTTGCTAAAATCTCACGAAATTTAACCGCTTACCTTCGGGCAAATGCACCCGATTCATTTGAGGTCTTTGTGCAATTCTTATCAATTCTTCGTATTGTCGGCATTCTTGTGATGAGCTTTTCATTTACGATGCTCTTACCTGCTTTCGTCGCGCTTATTTACGGCGACGGCGGCGGTCGAGAATTCCTACAATCGTTTTTACTGACGTTTAGCGTCGGTACTTTGCTCTGGTGGTTTAGTCGTAACCAAAAAAATGAGTTGCGTTCCCGAGAAGGTTTTTTAATCGTAGTCCTCTTCTGGGTGGTACTCGGCTCGCTAGGTTCCGTGCCTTTTATTATTTTAGAGCACCCCGATTTGAATTTTAGCGAATCGATTTTCGAATCCTTTTCAGGGCTCACGACAACGGGTGCAACCGTTATTACCGGTTTAGACCAGTTACCTAAAGCCATTCTGTTTTACCGCCAATTTCTGCAATGGTTGGGCGGTATGGGGATTATCGTATTGGCGATTGCAATTATTCCGCTTATCGGTTTAGGTAAACTCTACCGTGCGGAAATGCCGGGGCCGTTAAAAGACCAAAAAATGCGCCCTCGTATCGCCGAAATCTCTAAATTGCTGTGGCAAATTTATTTTAGCTTAACCATTTTATGCACCCTTGCTTTTAAAATTGCGGGAATGAGTTGGTTTGATGCGATTTGTCATAGCTTTGCCACTATTTCGATTGGCGGTTTTTCTACGCACGACGCCAGCATCGGTTATTTTGACAGCATTGTGATCAATAGTATTACCGCCGTATTTTTACTGATTTCATCAATTAACTTCGGCTTACATTTTGCCTTAATCGATCAATTGAAAGATAAAAATAACAAACAAACCGGCAATATATTTAAACGACTCTATTGGAAAGACTATGAGTTTCGTTCATTTGCCGTGATCCAATTAAGCCTGTTTTTGATTTGTTTTGCCATTTTAAGTATTTATAACTATTTTGATAATGCCGAAATCACCTTCCAACATGCGTTGTTTCAATCGGTATCGATTTCAACCACCGCAGGTTTTACCACCAATGATTTTAGCCAATGGCCGTCTTTTTTACCTATATTATTGGTGATGGCATCCTTTATCGGCGGTTGTGCCGGCTCGACCGGCGGCGGATTAAAAGTGATTCGGGTAATGTTGTTATACTTACAAGCAAACCGAGAAATTCACCGTTTCGTCCACCCTAATTCGGTTAAACCGATCAAACTCGGTGCGCATATTTTCTCGGAGCGTATCGAAGAAGGTATTTGGGCTTTCTTTTCCGCTTATATTTTTGTATTCGTAATGTGTTGGTTCGGCACTATTGCCTTCGGTATGGAAACGTTTGACGCCTTTAATGCGGTGGTTGCTTCACTGAACAATCTCGGTCCTGCATTAGGTAACGTCAGCAGTAACTTCACTCAAGTGCCGGACGGTGCAAAATGGATATTAACGATAGCTATGGTATGCGGACGTTTAGAAGTATTTACGCTCTTAGTAATTTTAAGTCCGGTATTCTGGAAAGATTAAAAATGGAATAAATAAATGAAAACCCTAATCCTCTATTTTACGACCGACGGTCAAACTAAACGTATTGCGGACAAATTGGCACAGGAAATTAGCCACGAAGTCGAACTGATTTCACTACAAGCACAAGAGGTCGATTTTTCCGAAAAACTTGCCAATGCCGATCAAATTGTCCTCGGCGCCTCAATTCGTTACGGCCATTTCAATGACTTGGTCTATCAATTTATTGAACAACATCATCAAGTTTTAAATCAAAAACCTTCCGCATTTTTTAGCGTAAATTTAACCGCTCGCAAAGCGAATCGCAAAACACCGGAAACCAATGTTTATACCCGTAAGTTTCTCGCTAAAATCAAATGGCGACCGACTCAGGTGGAAGTAATTGCCGGCGCACTGCTTTACCCTCGTTACACCTTATTGGATCGTCTTTGTATTCAACTTATTATGAAACTGACCAAAGGTGAAACGGATGCGAGTAAAGAATATGAATACACCGACTGGCAACAAGTTAGCCGATTTGGTCAAAGATTAAACAAAATAGAGTAAGTGTAAATTTAGTTAAAAGTGTTAATAGGATATTACCGTTTGTTTTATAATCGCCCACTTAATGCCCAATAGTGGGTATGAATTTCAATGAAAAAGGAAAAGCAATGAGCATTTTAAAAGAGTTCCGTGAATTTGCGGTAAAAGGCAATGTAGTAGATATGGCTGTCGGTGTGATCATCGGTGGTGCCTTCGGTAAAATCGTATCTTCATTAGTTAGCGATGTAGTAATGCCACCTATCGGTTGGTTAATCGGCGGCGTAGATTTTAAAGATCTCGCAATCGAAATCGCACCGGCAAAAGAAGGTGCTGAAGCGGTAATGTTAAAATACGGCGCATTCATTCAAAACGTATTCGATTTCTTAATCATCGCTATTGCGGTATTCGGTATGGTTAAAGTGATCAACAAACTTAAAAAACCGGCGGAAGCTGCACCGGCTGAACCGACAGCAGAAGAAAAATTATTAACAGAAATCCGTGATTTATTGAAAAAATAATCAAGGATAAAAAAGAGGGAGCGAAAGCTCACCTTACCTAAGGAAAATAAATGGCGAGCTTATGCTCGCCATTTTGCTATCTACGTAGATAAAAAAGAGAAAGCGGTCTGCTTTCTCTTTATTTTCGCAAATTATTTGACTAACTCGCCTTTCGCCTGTAAATCGGCATGATAGGAAGAACGAACGAACGGTCCACAAGCAGCGTGTTCAAAGCCCATTCTTTCCGCTTCACTACGGAACATATCAAATTCTTCCGGCGGCACATAACGTTCTACTT includes:
- a CDS encoding YigZ family protein, with the translated sequence MEYFVPQKTVIFEEEIKKSRFITYLCHTDGMEQAKTFWAEIKALHPHARHWCWATVAGMPNDSQQYGFSDDGEPSGTAGKPMLNYLLGSGLGEITAVVVRYYGGILLGTGGLVKAYGGGVQQALLQVEQQRKVLRQHYRLICEYDQFNTLQHLITEHDIVVLEQQFNEKINLTLAINPSELELFIRQITQRFAGKLSLTEVEERANHS
- the mscL gene encoding large-conductance mechanosensitive channel protein MscL, whose translation is MSILKEFREFAVKGNVVDMAVGVIIGGAFGKIVSSLVSDVVMPPIGWLIGGVDFKDLAIEIAPAKEGAEAVMLKYGAFIQNVFDFLIIAIAVFGMVKVINKLKKPAEAAPAEPTAEEKLLTEIRDLLKK
- a CDS encoding TrkH family potassium uptake protein — protein: MQFLSILRIVGILVMSFSFTMLLPAFVALIYGDGGGREFLQSFLLTFSVGTLLWWFSRNQKNELRSREGFLIVVLFWVVLGSLGSVPFIILEHPDLNFSESIFESFSGLTTTGATVITGLDQLPKAILFYRQFLQWLGGMGIIVLAIAIIPLIGLGKLYRAEMPGPLKDQKMRPRIAEISKLLWQIYFSLTILCTLAFKIAGMSWFDAICHSFATISIGGFSTHDASIGYFDSIVINSITAVFLLISSINFGLHFALIDQLKDKNNKQTGNIFKRLYWKDYEFRSFAVIQLSLFLICFAILSIYNYFDNAEITFQHALFQSVSISTTAGFTTNDFSQWPSFLPILLVMASFIGGCAGSTGGGLKVIRVMLLYLQANREIHRFVHPNSVKPIKLGAHIFSERIEEGIWAFFSAYIFVFVMCWFGTIAFGMETFDAFNAVVASLNNLGPALGNVSSNFTQVPDGAKWILTIAMVCGRLEVFTLLVILSPVFWKD
- the hemG gene encoding menaquinone-dependent protoporphyrinogen IX dehydrogenase — translated: MKTLILYFTTDGQTKRIADKLAQEISHEVELISLQAQEVDFSEKLANADQIVLGASIRYGHFNDLVYQFIEQHHQVLNQKPSAFFSVNLTARKANRKTPETNVYTRKFLAKIKWRPTQVEVIAGALLYPRYTLLDRLCIQLIMKLTKGETDASKEYEYTDWQQVSRFGQRLNKIE
- a CDS encoding TAXI family TRAP transporter solute-binding subunit, which encodes MKISYKLSLLAGLLLTGVAQADPTPLKLGTGSDSGLYFVTGNAICQFVNRSENHTACKALASDASVDNLNKIANGQLEMGIVQSDWQYHAYHGTSSFEGKQNDKLRAIFSIYPEPFTLVVRNDSAIQSVDDLQGKKVNVGVDGSGTQATMNVLLKTKDWTEANFKEALKLTPAEMGKALCEKDVDAISYNVGHPNAALKETANSCDIRLIPVADEVVGKLVAEQGYYAKATIPAHVYKGVEQAVDSFGVYATLVTSSDVSEEQVYRVVKAVFENFDRFKKSHPAFAHLSEMEMVKNALSAPLHSGAVKYYKERGWL
- the fmt gene encoding methionyl-tRNA formyltransferase — translated: MSKLNIIFAGTPDFAAQHLQALLDSEHNVIAVYTQPDKPAGRGKKLQASPVKQLAEQHNIPVYQPKSLRKEDAQAELKALNADVMVVVAYGLILPEAVLNAPKYGCLNVHGSLLPRWRGAAPIQRSIWAGDQETGVTIMQMDIGLDTGDMLHKVTTPIAADETSASLYAKLAELAPPALLEVLDGLESQAFKAEKQDEALSNYAEKLSKEEAKLDWNLTACQLERNIRAFNPWPISFLTLEVDGVEQSVKVYQANVLPHQAKVAGTVLQADKNGIQIATQDGVLNITQLQPSGKKPMSVQDFLNGRADWFAVGKQL